TGAAATGCGTGAAGGCCAGCCCCGATTCCAACGCGACCTCGCGAAACGCGGGCGCATCCTCCGTCGCAGTCGCGGGCAAGGCCGCGAGGAATGCGCACCCCACCGCCAGAAGACGGTACGCTCGGAGGGGTCGTTGTGTGGCTTTGCTTCGCATTGCCTCGCCGCACCTCCCGGTGCCGAGAGTACCAGACTCCGCAAAGCCGGGCGACGGCAGCGGAACAGCCCTCGGCGGAATCTCCGGCATGGCCTCGCTGCGTCCGAATGCGGGAGCACTCGATCGGCTGGGACGGGCGGGATTGGCCCCCAGGCGCGAACATCGCGCGGGACTTCCGCCCCGTTTCCACATGGCGCCCCCCGCATCCCCGGGCTAGTCTCTCCCGAAACCATGGAGGGAAAGCCCATGAACACCGATTGCACAAAGCACTCCGCTGGGGTCTCCGCGCGGTTCCGCATTGCTGTCGCTCTCTTCGTTGTCGCCGTCATCGCTCCGGTGTCCGCCGACGCTCGCGCCGTCCCGCTGGGGGGAGGCGCGATCGCCGATCAGATTCCCGGAGGACCGGCGCTCCTGCTCGTCCCGCAGCATTCCGTCCCGATGTTCTCGCTGACGGTGATCGTACCCGCGGGTTCCGCGCTGGAAACACCCGAGACGAACGGCGCCGCCCACTATCTGGAGCACCTGCTCTTCAACGGAACCACCACACGCACCCGCGAACGCATCTACGCCGACGGGGACCTGCTGGGCGCGTACAACAACGCCTCCACGCAGCGCGAGAAGACCGTCTTCCAGTTGATGCTCCCGTCCGAGAACTGGCGCGAAGGCCTTCGCCTTCAGGCGGACATGCTGCTCCACTCGACGCTCCCTCCGGACATGTTCGAAAAGGAAAAGGGGATCATTCTGGAGGAACTCGCAAAGGACCGGTCGGATCCCGGCTACGACGCGCGCCTCTTCGCCGAGCGCGTCCTTTACGGCGAGGATGCACGCTCGCTGCCGGTACTCGGGACGGAGGAGTCGATCGCGAACATGGATCCGGCCGCGCTCGCGGCCTTCTACCGGGACCGCTACCATCCGGCGGGGATGACCATCCTCGCGATGGGCGACTTCCCCGTGTCCGAACTGCGCGACGAACTCACGGCCCTCTACGGAGGGCGGGACGGCACGCCCGATCCGCTCCCGCCGCGCCCTGACTTCCCGGCGGGTGCGGAACTTCACCGCATGGAAGCCGCGGGCCTGGGGAGCGTGGAACTGCACCTTCGCATTCCGCTCCCGGGAGTCAGCGGGATCGAGGATCATGCCGCCGCGTCGCTGCTCGCAACGGTGCTGTCCGAGGGGGAAACGGACGGCATCACACGCGCCGTCACTGCCGCGACCGGTGCGGCGCCTCACTCCGCGGGTGCCTCCTTCGACCCGGGAGACCCCTGGTCGGTGCTCCGGATCTCCGCGGACCTTCCGGCGGATGTCGGGGTCGATGCCGCGCGTGCGGCCATTTCCGCGGTGGGTGCGCATCTCGCAAAACTCGCGAGCACCGGCGTGGCCTCCGCGGATCTGGAGACCGCGCGCCTTGCCTTTGCCGTGGAGGAGATCTCCTACGGCGAGAAGATGCACTACTACGGCCTCATGCGGGCGGACCTGCTCGCCGTCGGCGGCCCCACCGCGCCGAACGCGCTGCTCGACGCCGTGGGTCAGGCCACCCGTGGCGATCTGGCCCGCGTCCTTGCGGGCATTGTGGCGGACGGGCGCGTGACCGCATCCGCCGCCGGACCCGGAATGGGCGACGGCACGGAAGCGATCGGCGCCTTCACGGCAGGCAAGGGAGCCGACTGGCTGCCGGATGCCGCAGAGGCCACCACGCCACGCATCGACCTCTCGCCGCGACCCATGGTGGAGTCGCCCGTATTCCGCCGCGCGGCCCTGCCCGGCGGCGCGACGCTCATCGTTCACGCAACGCCCGACTCACGCACATTCGCGGCACACGCGCTCTACCGCAACCGTTCTGCCCGGGAGCGCGCGACGGGCGTTCCTTCGGGCACGACCGACATCCTCCACCGGATGATGGCGCTCGGCACGGAGACCATGACTCGCGATGAGCTGCGAGGGAGGCTTGCCGAACTCGGGGCCACACTCAAGACGACCGACTCCGACTGGATCCCCTACGACGACTACTCCTTCACGCCGGAGTTCTCCTACATCCGCCTGACGACTATCGACAGCTTCGGGGCGGATGCGATGGCGCTCCTCGGAGAGATCGTCCGGTCGCCGCGCTTCGACCAGGAGACGCTGCGTGCGGCCATGAGTACCGCCGTCGCGCGCGCCGCGAAGGATGCCGGGTCTCCCCGTTCGCTCGCCTGGACGCTCTTCCATGACACGCTGGGCGAAGGCCACCCGCTGGCCGACCGGGTTCACGGAGATCTCGCGGCCGGTTCCGTCACGCTGGATGCCGCCCGCGCCCATCACGCGACCTACTTCCACCCGTCCAACCTCATCCTCTCCGTGTCCACAAGCCTCCCGCCCGAGGAGGTCATCCGGGCGGCGACCGACGCCTTCGCCACCCGCGCACCCGCCCCCACGGCACCCGGGGGCGCGTCCTTCCGACCCGCCCCTGCCGCCGGGCGCACGGAGGCCGTGCTGGAAACCGGGCGCGAGCAGTCCCGGATCCTCGTGGGGAGCACGCTCTCCGTCGACCCGGCGGACGAACCCGCGCTGCGCATGGCTGTCGCGGTGCTCTCCGAGAGACTCGCGGATCGCCTCCGTGAAAAGGAGGGGCTGGCGTACTCGATCGGCGCATCGCTCCGGCTGGATGAACCGGGGGCGTGCGTACGGCTGATCGCGGGGACCCGCCCGGACAACCTCCCCCGCATGGAGGAAGGAATGCTGGAGATCGCGCGGGAACTGGCCGAGACCCCCCCGACCGCAGAGGAGCTTGACGGCGCGCGGAATCGCGGAGAGGGACGCCGACGGATGCGGCGCCTCTCCCGTATCGGGATGGCGTATTCGCTCGGCATGGCGGAGTTCCGCGGAGAAGATCCCGCCGCCCTCGACGAGGACCTTCCCGCACTTCGCGCCGTGACTCCGGAGGATGTCGCCCGTGCTGCCGCCACCTATCTCACGCTGGAGGATTACACCTGCGCGATCGCCCGGTGAACCCCGCGAGTCCTTCCGACTCCGCATTGACCCGCGGCCTGGCGCGTGCGGCCGTGGGCGCCGCCGCAGCGTGGGGGCTCGCGCTCCTTGCCGTCCAGGTCCGCCACCCGGAGCCGTTCCTGAACGACGCCGTTCTCCATACGGGACTTCTCCGCGCCATGGCCGACGCTCCGGCCAACGGCCAGAGCCTTCTGGACCCGTGGGTCGGGGCGTGGGGTCTGGGCTTTCCGGTCTTCCACTACTACCAGAGCCTCCCCCACTTCCTGGTGCTCGGGCTGTGGAAGATGTCCTTCGGCGGGATGTCGCTGATCACCGCGTTTCAGACCGTCCTGTGGCTGGCGCTGGGGACCCTTCCCGTTCCGGTCTACCTGGGGTGTCGAAAGCTCGGTGCGCGACGAGCCGGTGCCGCCGCCGCCGCCGTGCTTCTGCCGCTCATCCGCACGGACTATCTCCACGGTCTGGAACTGGAGAGCTCCACCTGGCAGGGGCTCGGCCAGTTCACGCAGGCGGTCGGAATCTGGTTCCTGCCGCTCGGACTCGCCTGGAGCTGGATGGCGCTCCGTACGGGTCGCGGCCTCGCGCGGGCGGCGCTCCTCATGACCGCCACTTTCCTTTCGCATCTCGCACTCGGATACATGGCGTTCCTCGCGCTCGGACTCGCGGCACTTCTTCATCCGCGGGAGATTCCCGCACGAATCGCAAGGCTCGCTGCCGTCGCCTCCATCACGGTCCTGGCTTCCGCGCCCGTGGTGGTCCCGATTCTCCGCGAGTTCGCGTACTACAACATCAGCACCCTCGTCCCGATGTGGAAGTACCTCTCGTTCGGGCACGCGGAAGTTCTCGCGAAGCTCGCACAGGGGGATCTTCTCGATTTCGGTCGCTTCCCCGTGATCACGATCCTCGCGGGAGCGGGACTGGTTCGCGCCGCAATCCTCGCGCGTCGCCGGGAGACGGAGCGAGGGCTTCTCGTCTTCTTCCTCTTCTTCCTCGCGCTCTTCTTCGGCCGCCCGACATGGGGCCGTCTGCTGGACCTTCTCCCGCTGGGGAGCGGCTTCCACTTCTCCCGGGCGCTCACGCTGGTTCAGTGGACCGCGGTCATCGCCGCCGGGCTTGCCGTCGGGGACGCACTGGAGCGGGTCGCGCGCGCACGCGCCGGGACCGTCGCCGCGCTCCTTCTCGCCGCCACGATCGCTGCCGTGCCCGTCGTGGAACGCACCGGCTACCTGCGGCGCAACGCGGCACTCATTCGGGAAGCCGCCGCGGAGTATGCCGCGGAGCGCGATGACCTGAACGCGGCGATCGCCGCCGCACGCGGGGATGGCGAGCGACGCGTCTACGCCGGACTCGGCGCGGCCGGGGACCCGCACGCGTGGGGCGGTTCGTTCATGGTCGGGTGGGTTCCGGTGTATGCGTACCTCCCCGTCCGGGGAGTTGATGCGTTCGGCTATCTCCACCATATGTGGTCCTTGAACTCGGACCTCTTCTCCGCATTCGACGAACGGCGCGAACACCACTATCGCATCTTCAACATCGGGGCCGTCATCGCCCCGCCGGGCCAGCCCACCCACCCGCTCGCGCAGGAGACTGCGTCGTTCGGACGCTTCACCGTCCACGAGTTCGACTCCGGGGGGTTCCTGGAACTGGTAGACACGCCCTACACCGTCGATGTTGCGAAGAAGGACATTCCCCGGCTTCACCGCACATGGCTCACCGGGCCGCTCGCGCGCACAGGGCTCCACCCCATGGTTCACCTCCGCGAAGCCGGAGGTCAACCGCCCGGGACGGCGCACGCCATCGGCGGGTACGACCTTCGCCTTCCGAGTGCGACGCCTCCTCCCGGCCCGCGTGGTGAGGTCCTCTCCGCCTCGCGTTCGGGAGACGACTTCTTCGCTCGCGTGCGCGTCGATCGAGAGTGCCGTCTCCTGCTGAAGATGACCTACCACCCCGCATGGAAAGCCACCGTCAATGGCGACGACGCCCCCGTGGCGCATCTCCTGCCAAGCTACTGTGCCGTTCCGCTGTCGCCGGGCACGCATGAGGTCCGCTTCCGATACAGCCCCGGGCGCGGGCGGCTCTTCCTGACGCTGGCCGGACTGTCCGTTCTTCTTGCCGCACTCGCCGCGGAGAGACGGTTCGGGCTTTGAGCGAGTCGTCCTTTCGCCGATACACTCGGACGAACCCCTCTCCCGCGGAGTCTCCATGCGCGTCACGCTGATTCAGCCGCCGCAGCTCATCTCGCCGACGAACTACATCTCCACGATCGCCATCCCTCCGCTGGGACTGGCGTATCTGGCGTCGTCGCTCCGAGAGGCGGGTCACGATGTGACGGTGGTCGACGGCGTGGGCGAAGGACTGGAGACCGTGTGGCGGCACGACGAGTCGCGCGATGTCTGGCTTCGGGGTCTTCCGTTCGAAGAAATCGCGGATCGCGCGCACGCGGAGTCTTCCGTGATCGGAATCGGGTGCATGTTCTCGTGTCAGTGGCCGTCCACGCGCGAACTGGTGGCGACGCTCAGGGAGCGCTTCCCCCGCGCGCTTCTCATTCTCGGCGGAGAGCACGCCTCCGCCCTGCCGGAACGAACGCTCGCGGAGTCACCGGTGGACCTTTGCGTCCTGGGCGAAGGAGAGGAGACGCTCCTCGAAGTCGTCGCACGAGCGGAAGCCGGCGAGAATCCCGCCGACTCCACCGGACTGGCCCGACGCGCCGCAGGCCACGACGGACGCGTGGAGCGCACCCCGCCGCGCAAGCGCATCCGCGACATCGATGCCATCCCCGCACCCGCATGGGATCTCTTTCCCGTGGAATCGTACATCGACTACGGCAGCCCCCATGGCGCGGTGCGCGGCAGGTCCATGCCTATTCTCGCGACGCGCGGCTGTCCCTATCAGTGCACATTCTGCAGTTCGCCGCAGATGTGGACCACCACATGGATCCCGCGTGAGCCGAAGCTCGTCGTGGATGAAATGGAGTGGCTCCGAGAACGGTACGGCGCAGAGGACTTCCAGTTCGAAGACCTGACGGCCGTCGTGAAACGATCGTGGACCCTCGAGTTCTGCAGGGAAGTGCTGGACCGGAAGATGAATGTCACCTGGCAGCTCCCGTCGGGGACGCGCAGCGAGGCCATCGACCGGGAGGTGGCGGACCTGATGTTCGCCGCCGGATGCCGGAACTTCGCGTACTCCGTAGAGTCCGGGTCCACGGAAACGCTGGCCATCATCAAAAAGCGCATCCATCTGGACAAGGTGCACGCCTCCGCCAGGGATGCACTGGCCGCCGGAATCCGGCTGCAGTGCACCTTCATCCTGGGGTTTCCCCACGAGACCTGGCGACACGCGCTGGCAACCTACCGGGAGATCGCCCGTTGCGCCGCCATCGGATTCCACGAGATGAATGTCTGCGCGTTCTCGCCTCTTCCGAATACCGAGGCCTGCGCGGAACTTCAGCGTGCGGGGAAGATCCCCGACGGAGACGATTTCCTTTACGGGCTCTTTGGCTACATGGACATCACCGAGTACCGCTCATTCCATCCTCGTTGGGGGGATCGGCGCCTGCGGTTCATGCTGTACTGCGCCTTCGCCCTGTTCTACGGACTGGCCGTCCTGATGCGCCCGTGGCGGCTTCCGGCGGAACTCTTCCGCTATGCCCGCGGCACCTCGCAGGGAAAGCTGGGAAAACTCGTCCGGGAGCTTCTTCGAAACCGGCGGCTTCGCAACCGCGCGTCGTAGCCGGTCCACTTCCCCGTAGTCGACAGATCCTGCCGGTCGGGGCATCATGGGGGACGCCCTTGCCGACCCTGCCACCGTCCGGGAGTCCTGCGTTGGAACGGAGCTACTACGACGAGTACTTCCTCTTCGAACAGGACAACTGGTGGTTCGTCAGCCGCCGCCGCATTCTCTCGCGAGTGCTTCGCGACGCCCTCCCCCACGGAGATGATCGCGAGGTACTGGACGCGGGATGCGGCACGGGCATCAACCTGTCGCTTCTCAAGAGCTTCGGAAGGGTCACCGGCATCGACTGTTCACCGGACGCCATCCGATTCTGCGCGGAACGGGGCCATCGGGATGTGATTCAGGGAGACCTCCGCTCGCTGGACCTCCCGGACGCTCGCTTCGATCTGGTGACCGCGCTGGATGTGATCGAACACATTGATGACGATGCCGCTACCGTTCGCGAGATGGTCCGCGTCACGAAGCCGGGCGGGCACCTGCTCATTACCGTTCCCGCGTTCCCCGGGTTGTGGAGCGATCACGACGAAATCAACCACCACCGGCGAAGGTATCGAAGCGCGGAACTCCGCAGCCTCGTGGAAGCGGCAGGATGCGGGATCGTGAAGTTCTCCTGCATGAACACCGTCCTGTTTCCTCTGGCCTATGCGGTTCGCACCTACCAGCAACTGCGCCGCCGCCTCTTCGGTCCCCCGGCGCATGGACCGCGCACGGACTTTGTGGACTACCATCCGGTCGTGAACCGCGCCCTCGGGAGCATCTTCTCCTCTGAGGCCCCTCTGGTTTCCGGACCCGGGCTGCCGTTCGGCCTCTCACTCCTCTGTCTGGCGCGGAAGCAGTGAACCTTCGTCGCGCGGGCATCGCGCTTCTGGTCCCCGCCGTCACGGCGGCGCTCTTTCTGCCAGCGGCGGAACTGATCGTCCGGCTGGCCGCTCCCCGCTCCCTTCCATCGCAGGAGTTCATTCGCGGCTTCGTGCTGAAGGACATGTATCTCGCCGATGAAGACTGCGGCTTCGTGCTCGCCCCCGGCTTTTCAGGACGCATCGAGCGCGACGGCGTCGTCACGGAGTTTTCGACCAACTCACTCGGGCTTCGCGGACCGGAACCGGGACCGAAAACCGGCGCGCGCATTCTCGCACTCGGTGACTCCTTCACATGGGGATGGGGAGTTCCCGATGACGAAGCATGGGTCCGGGCGGCCGCACGCGCGCTGGGGGAGAATGCGGCAGAGGGCATCAACGGCGGCGTGAACGGGTATGGCACGGAAGCGGAGCTGGAACTTCTCCGCAAGGTCGGACCGGCCGTTCAACCGGACCTCGTGCTGGTCGGGTTCTACACCAACGACTACATGGACAACTTCTTCGGTGCGCAAGGCTTCTATACCGTCCGCGACGGGTACCTCTTCAACCACTTCACGCACGAGTATTACCGCGAGAGCTGGCTCGCCCGGGAGAGCCACTTGTGGCGACTCCTCTCCGAGGCGCGCGAGAAGATCCGCACGAAGTGGTTCCACGGCATGCCCTCCTCCAGCCCGCATCGGGGCGTCTCTCAGGATGAGCTTCGCATGGGAATGGAACGCACCGTGGAACTCATGGCCACCATGCGCGACGTCTCGGATTCCCTGGGTGCCGCGTTCGGGGTCGTCTGGATGGCGGCCGATGTCTATGCCTTCCCGAAGAACCCCCCGGACATCCCGCTTCGGAGCGAGTTGCGGGAACGGGTGGCTTCGCTCGGAATCCCGTCCCTCGACCTCCTCCCGGTGTTCCGGTCGGAACGGGACATCCCCGGCCTCTTCATCCCGGGCGACGGACACATGACCGTCCGGGGGAACCGCGTGGCCGGGCGGGCAGTGGCCGCGTGGCTTCGCGATGAAGAACTCCTGTCGAGATCCAATCACCCGAACCCGTAGACGAGAGACCGCCATGACCCCACGATCTCTTCGCGCAACCGGCGCTGCCCTCCTCCTTCTGACGATGCTTCCCGGGCAGGCCTCCGCAGCCTCCCCGCCGACCGCCGATCCCGGCGCAACGCCGCGCTCCGGCCTGGAAGAAACGGAGGACCTCACCGAGAGCCTCGCGAACCATCTGCACGAAGTCTCCTTCGCCATTCTGGATCGCGACATGGAGAAGTTCGCGGAGCACTTCGCCCCGGACGCAACCGGCACCGATGTCCCGATCGGAGAGGGAGAACCCACGGCGGAGACTCGCTGGGTCCACACACGGCCCTTGCGGGAACCCGTGTCGCTGTCAGGGCGCGGCGCCCTCGCCACGGCCTGGGGCGAGTATCTGGACACCTTCCGCTCGCTGGAGGATGTGCGTCTGAAGGTGAAGTCCGCAGAGATGAATACTGACGGAAATGGAACCGTCTCCGCGTCCGCGTACATCAAGTACTTCTGGATCGGACGCGGGCCGGAAGGAGCACGCGAGTGGGTGAAAGGAGTGGGCCGCGTGAAGGCATCCCGCCCTCGGGACGGCCCGTGGACCCTCCATGAACTGACGCTCACCGACCTTCACCCTCGCGTTGCCACGGCCAACCTCTTCGATGAGGTGAGCGGTCCGGCGGGGACCGCGCTCACGGTCCCCCGCTGGGGGTCTCCCGGAAACGAGGAGTTCATGGCGCACGGAGTCGCGGTGGCCGACCTGGACGACGACGGGCTTCTGGAGATT
Above is a window of Gemmatimonadota bacterium DNA encoding:
- a CDS encoding SGNH/GDSL hydrolase family protein yields the protein MNLRRAGIALLVPAVTAALFLPAAELIVRLAAPRSLPSQEFIRGFVLKDMYLADEDCGFVLAPGFSGRIERDGVVTEFSTNSLGLRGPEPGPKTGARILALGDSFTWGWGVPDDEAWVRAAARALGENAAEGINGGVNGYGTEAELELLRKVGPAVQPDLVLVGFYTNDYMDNFFGAQGFYTVRDGYLFNHFTHEYYRESWLARESHLWRLLSEAREKIRTKWFHGMPSSSPHRGVSQDELRMGMERTVELMATMRDVSDSLGAAFGVVWMAADVYAFPKNPPDIPLRSELRERVASLGIPSLDLLPVFRSERDIPGLFIPGDGHMTVRGNRVAGRAVAAWLRDEELLSRSNHPNP
- a CDS encoding class I SAM-dependent methyltransferase, producing the protein MERSYYDEYFLFEQDNWWFVSRRRILSRVLRDALPHGDDREVLDAGCGTGINLSLLKSFGRVTGIDCSPDAIRFCAERGHRDVIQGDLRSLDLPDARFDLVTALDVIEHIDDDAATVREMVRVTKPGGHLLITVPAFPGLWSDHDEINHHRRRYRSAELRSLVEAAGCGIVKFSCMNTVLFPLAYAVRTYQQLRRRLFGPPAHGPRTDFVDYHPVVNRALGSIFSSEAPLVSGPGLPFGLSLLCLARKQ
- a CDS encoding radical SAM protein yields the protein MRVTLIQPPQLISPTNYISTIAIPPLGLAYLASSLREAGHDVTVVDGVGEGLETVWRHDESRDVWLRGLPFEEIADRAHAESSVIGIGCMFSCQWPSTRELVATLRERFPRALLILGGEHASALPERTLAESPVDLCVLGEGEETLLEVVARAEAGENPADSTGLARRAAGHDGRVERTPPRKRIRDIDAIPAPAWDLFPVESYIDYGSPHGAVRGRSMPILATRGCPYQCTFCSSPQMWTTTWIPREPKLVVDEMEWLRERYGAEDFQFEDLTAVVKRSWTLEFCREVLDRKMNVTWQLPSGTRSEAIDREVADLMFAAGCRNFAYSVESGSTETLAIIKKRIHLDKVHASARDALAAGIRLQCTFILGFPHETWRHALATYREIARCAAIGFHEMNVCAFSPLPNTEACAELQRAGKIPDGDDFLYGLFGYMDITEYRSFHPRWGDRRLRFMLYCAFALFYGLAVLMRPWRLPAELFRYARGTSQGKLGKLVRELLRNRRLRNRAS
- a CDS encoding pitrilysin family protein, with protein sequence MNTDCTKHSAGVSARFRIAVALFVVAVIAPVSADARAVPLGGGAIADQIPGGPALLLVPQHSVPMFSLTVIVPAGSALETPETNGAAHYLEHLLFNGTTTRTRERIYADGDLLGAYNNASTQREKTVFQLMLPSENWREGLRLQADMLLHSTLPPDMFEKEKGIILEELAKDRSDPGYDARLFAERVLYGEDARSLPVLGTEESIANMDPAALAAFYRDRYHPAGMTILAMGDFPVSELRDELTALYGGRDGTPDPLPPRPDFPAGAELHRMEAAGLGSVELHLRIPLPGVSGIEDHAAASLLATVLSEGETDGITRAVTAATGAAPHSAGASFDPGDPWSVLRISADLPADVGVDAARAAISAVGAHLAKLASTGVASADLETARLAFAVEEISYGEKMHYYGLMRADLLAVGGPTAPNALLDAVGQATRGDLARVLAGIVADGRVTASAAGPGMGDGTEAIGAFTAGKGADWLPDAAEATTPRIDLSPRPMVESPVFRRAALPGGATLIVHATPDSRTFAAHALYRNRSARERATGVPSGTTDILHRMMALGTETMTRDELRGRLAELGATLKTTDSDWIPYDDYSFTPEFSYIRLTTIDSFGADAMALLGEIVRSPRFDQETLRAAMSTAVARAAKDAGSPRSLAWTLFHDTLGEGHPLADRVHGDLAAGSVTLDAARAHHATYFHPSNLILSVSTSLPPEEVIRAATDAFATRAPAPTAPGGASFRPAPAAGRTEAVLETGREQSRILVGSTLSVDPADEPALRMAVAVLSERLADRLREKEGLAYSIGASLRLDEPGACVRLIAGTRPDNLPRMEEGMLEIARELAETPPTAEELDGARNRGEGRRRMRRLSRIGMAYSLGMAEFRGEDPAALDEDLPALRAVTPEDVARAAATYLTLEDYTCAIAR
- a CDS encoding 6-pyruvoyl-tetrahydropterin synthase-related protein; its protein translation is MTRGLARAAVGAAAAWGLALLAVQVRHPEPFLNDAVLHTGLLRAMADAPANGQSLLDPWVGAWGLGFPVFHYYQSLPHFLVLGLWKMSFGGMSLITAFQTVLWLALGTLPVPVYLGCRKLGARRAGAAAAAVLLPLIRTDYLHGLELESSTWQGLGQFTQAVGIWFLPLGLAWSWMALRTGRGLARAALLMTATFLSHLALGYMAFLALGLAALLHPREIPARIARLAAVASITVLASAPVVVPILREFAYYNISTLVPMWKYLSFGHAEVLAKLAQGDLLDFGRFPVITILAGAGLVRAAILARRRETERGLLVFFLFFLALFFGRPTWGRLLDLLPLGSGFHFSRALTLVQWTAVIAAGLAVGDALERVARARAGTVAALLLAATIAAVPVVERTGYLRRNAALIREAAAEYAAERDDLNAAIAAARGDGERRVYAGLGAAGDPHAWGGSFMVGWVPVYAYLPVRGVDAFGYLHHMWSLNSDLFSAFDERREHHYRIFNIGAVIAPPGQPTHPLAQETASFGRFTVHEFDSGGFLELVDTPYTVDVAKKDIPRLHRTWLTGPLARTGLHPMVHLREAGGQPPGTAHAIGGYDLRLPSATPPPGPRGEVLSASRSGDDFFARVRVDRECRLLLKMTYHPAWKATVNGDDAPVAHLLPSYCAVPLSPGTHEVRFRYSPGRGRLFLTLAGLSVLLAALAAERRFGL